The Apium graveolens cultivar Ventura chromosome 11, ASM990537v1, whole genome shotgun sequence genome has a window encoding:
- the LOC141696604 gene encoding uncharacterized protein LOC141696604, translating into MEASKNKEGSFGLSYPMLTKTNYTTWAIKIKVFMQAHGVWDAIEPKDPKGTVEEKTDKRALAIIYQGIADDMLLTIAEKKTSKEAWGGIKIMCLGADKVKKAKAQTLKSEFESLKMKDTEMLDDFCMKLNGLVSKIRALGETIAEEYVVKKLLRVVPTKFLQIASAIEQFGNLDTMSVEEVVGSLKAHEERLGGQTENNEGQQLLLTEDEWLKREGNDRKLLLTREEWLKKSGKAGQSSGSDYHTRDNRMARDRSQVKCYNCAAYGHFAYECRKPKKNRPQRGEANMSFIIDEEPALLMNLCENIKPDVIGITEDKIIVNIKERDENVWYLDNGASNHMTGRREKFEKLDRTVKGEVKFGDGSVVQIQGRGSIKFLCKNGGDQNFKRSLLHTYFVKQHHQLRTALGGGK; encoded by the coding sequence ATGGAAGCTAGCAAGAACAAGGAGGGGTCATTTGGACTGAGTTATCCTATGCTAACTAAGACGAACTACACCACATGGGCCATCAAGATAAAAGTCTTTATGCAGGCACACGGTGTTTGGGATGCAATAGAACCAAAGGATCCAAAGGGTACAGTCGAAGAAAAAACAGACAAGCGAGCACTAGCCATTATCTATCAAGGGATTGCAGATGACATGCTGTTAACGATAGCAGAAAAGAAAACATCGAAGGAGGCTTGGGGGGGTATAAAAATAATGTGCCTAGGTGCGGATAAAGTAAAGAAGGCTAAAGCTCAGACCCTAAAATCAGAGTTTGAGTCTCTAAAGATGAAAGACACTGAAATGTTGGATGACTTTTGTATGAAATTAAACGGCTTGGTTTCGAAAATCAGGGCGTTAGGAGAGACAATTGCTGAAGAGTATGTCGTTAAAAAGCTACTAAGGGTTGTCCCAACTAAGTTCCTCCAAATTGCGTCTGCAATCGAACAATTTGGTAACTTAGACACTATGTCCGTGGAGGAGGTCGTTGGTTCTCTTAAAGCCCATGAGGAACGCTTGGGTGGACAAACGGAGAACAACGAGGGGCAGCAACTACTCTTGACTGAGGATGAGTGGCTCAAGAGAGAAGGCAACGACAGGAAACTTCTTCTCACTCGAGAAGAGTGGTTGAAGAAGTCAGGAAAGGCTGGGCAAAGCAGTGGTAGTGATTATCACACAAGGGATAACCGTATGGCTCGAGATAGAAGCCAGGTGAAATGTTACAATTGTGCTGCATATGGACACTTCGCTTATGAGTGTCGTAAGCCTAAGAAGAACAGGCCACAAAGAGGGGAAGCAAATATGTCATTTATAATCGACGAAGAACCTGCACTCTTGATGAATTTATGCGAAAACATCAAACCTGATGTGATTGGCATTACCGAGGATAAGATTATAGTAAACATCAAGGAGAGAGATGAAAACGTATGGTATCTTGATAATGGAGCTAGTAATCACATGACTGGACGTCGTGAGAAATTTGAAAAGCTTGACAGGACTGTGAAAGGGGAAGTGAAATTTGGTGATGGCTCAGTAGTCCAAATTCAGGGCAGAGGTTCAATCAAATTCCTGTGCAAGAATGGGGGAGACCAGAATTTTAAGCGAAGTCTGCTACATACCTACTTTGTGAAGCAA